One genomic segment of Drosophila melanogaster chromosome 3L includes these proteins:
- the Sap130 gene encoding Sin3A-associated protein 130, isoform F, with translation MSAPSEGGAGGGPVGGGSTATAPSAHPAVAAKITHVKSDGGGGISIAGTPILSGGTIKVASANQVQQTSLGGTPIALNAGQATTAASIRAIGAGGQSTQVRVVMPMIKQLENVTATGRTQITAIPAAPARSGANASITVTRPVTQATYLPRASVTATQMGGVGVGVGQRLVTPLRATSSATVTPTAPTVLSSTGGFVRGATASVSRSGVALTSQPSSAVISSSNSGAWMQSQGQVQLIRTIHQPRQRIITTSAGVSNASVVTTTPVQAPTALSVSAGQPLATQQATGPGGGPQAYVATVLPQRQHQATLVYSSNVSAPNASQNPGQQFNPRFAVATPTGGVTTTTPGGTTVTPRQVRPIPLGKSFPTAKLNTTSISIRAPSIPQLNTSVTASPTAVSVSGGATVAPGRGPGAGGTALTATNLPTTRIIQLQQPATGTTQQIIGSGARLAGNVMLQPFLMSTTAAAKMGIRPPVTMTAKVQPSLTITQLNPIGKLSAGGGSGGQTMGPQGVASIQAVPVPNVSASVVNSSSVTGATSAAGGATVLPLTISGRGAGVGPGGNILTGTLTPIKNASGITLGKMMMAPASSAPGADGSSTSGATVTGFQRTWNPVVASQSQLMKIDEKGSAATIYYESMPASASTGVLSLTTTTVTQSTQAQAQLVSSAGGSLSVSSLPFASHATAGAGSGGGGSQATFTVLPSGAGGTATRTIGHQQLIIPAGPNSAPPQHMVIPLHTSVKVTTGAGNPQQATASGALVSSFMRKRDAEGSPIRAAKNLGPTLLSMASNNSGQNMPPAPGTTFNIQPVSVTVPQSVGSGLTVEALAKKERERVTHGVASSAASVPATVGPVNSTRNSRADSPASSDGSTTVSANSSPGVDQQLQDRIGDQPATGGAGGRDNSTHFNPINENLGHSSLGARSGSSAFVDVQAPTPQQQQPQQVPHLVGSTQMQQGTRMNGTGNSSSSSYDCSSRKKPRRSTNDSQHSTQSQASLSLPPPSSEPTPPAGASYMQKHNNGGLLVTAATPGVAPNSAPGDANHRNSTPAVAGNKENANPVDFVIRRPRNCALLNTYKPTHKLANNHFHRYTDVKPREERRATVIDLANQPNVQGKINGWKIYHLRSQMEDLNESEVFSLGRLETMLQDLEKDKEKHSEIERVTELLKGNIQRSKIITDGINEAQNQLMKIFEHKPHVSNIITRCASKRNFKKREKI, from the exons ATGAGTGCGCCTAGTGAGGGTGGCGCGGGAGGAGGGCCGGTGGGCGGTGGAAGTACAGCTACAGCGCCATCAG CGCACCCGGCGGTGGCCGCCAAGATCACCCACGTGAAATCCGACGGCGGCGGTGGGATATCCATTGCGGGCACACCGATCCTCAGCGGAGGCACAATTAAGGTGGCGTCAGCCAATCAAGTTCAACAAACTTCCCTAGGTGGCACTCCAATTGCTCTGAATGCAGGACAAGCGACTACGGCAGCTTCGATCCGTGCTATTGGCGCTGGTGGTCAGTCCACACAGGTGCGGGTGGTGATGCCAATGATCAAGCAGCTAGAGAATGTTACGGCCACCGGAAGGACTCAGATAACAGCCATACCAGCTGCACCGGCGAGGAGTGGGGCGAATGCATCGATCACGGTTACCAGGCCCGTAACCCAGGCCACATACTTGCCGCGAGCCAGTGTGACGGCCACCCAAATGGGAGGCGTTGGCGTTGGAGTTGGCCAGCGGCTCGTCACGCCATTGAGAGCCACATCATCGGCCACGGTTACGCCCACAGCGCCAACAGTGCTGAGCTCAACCGGAGGATTCGTACGCGGAGCAACAGCATCGGTGAGCAGAAGTGGAGTGGCGCTCACATCGCAACCATCGTCGGCTGTCATCTCGTCCAGCAACAGTGGTGCTTGGATGCAGAGTCAGGGACAGGTGCAACTGATCCGAACCATTCATCAGCCGCGCCAGCGAATTATAACGACATCCGCGGGGGTTTCGAATGCCAGTGTAGTGACCACTACTCCAGTGCAGGCGCCAACAG CtctttccgtttccgctggcCAGCCCTTGGCGACACAACAGGCGACGGGACCGGGAGGAGGTCCTCAGGCCTATGTGGCTACTGTATTGCCACAGAGGCAGCATCAGGCTACACTAGTTTACTCCTCCAATGTGTCTGCACCGAATGCAAGTCAGAATCCGGGTCAGCAATTTAATCCACGCTTTGctgtggccacgcccacaggcGGAGTAACAACAACGACGCCCGGTGGAACGACAGTAACACCTCGACAGGTGCGACCAATTCCGCTGGGCAAGAGTTTTCCAACCGCTAAGCTGAACACAACCAGCATAAGTATCAGGGCACCAAGCATACCGCAGCTGAATACCAGCGTTACGGCATCTCCAACGGCCGTTAGTGTTTCCGGTGGAGCAACAGTGGCACCCGGGCGGGGTCCCGGAGCCGGAGGAACTGCTCTGACGGCCACTAATTTGCCCACCACACGGATCATTCAGCTGCAGCAGCCAGCGACGGGAACCACTCAACAGATCATCGGATCCGGAGCTCGTCTGGCCGGGAACGTGATGCTGCAGCCATTCTTGATGAGCACTACCGCGGCGGCTAAGATGG GCATTCGTCCACCTGTCACCATGACCGCTAAGGTTCAGCCATCGCTAACTATTACACAGCTTAATCCCATCGGAAAACTGTCAGCTGGCGGAGGAAGTGGAGGACAAACAATGGGGCCGCAGGGCGTGGCCAGCATCCAGGCGGTGCCAGTGCCGAATGTCTCTGCCAGTGTGGTCAATTCAAGCTCGGTGACGGGTGCCACATCGGCGGCCGGTGGAGCCACTGTCCTGCCACTTACCATCAGTGGCAGGGGAGCGGGAGTGGGACCAGGCGGTAATATCCTCACGGGAACTCTGACGCCCATCAAGAACGCAAGCGGCATCACTTTGGGCAAGATGATGATGGCACCAGCTTCTTCTGCCCCTGGAGCAGATGGTTCCAGCACAAGCGGGGCAACAGTGACGGGCTTTCAACGCACCTGGAATCCTGTAGTTGCTTCACAGAGCCAGTTGATGAAG ATCGATGAGAAGGGAAGTGCTGCCACAATCTACTACGAATCTATGCCAGCCTCCGCCTCCACAGGCGTTCTATCATTGACTACGACAACAGTGACGCAGAGCACCCAGGCGCAGGCACAATTGGTTAGCAGCGCCGGTGGCAGCTTGTCGGTATCTTCGTTACCCTTTGCAAGTCACGCGACTGCCGGAGCGGGATCAGGTGGCGGCGGATCGCAGGCTACTTTTACGGTGTTGCCGTCGGGGGCTGGTGGAACAGCCACCCGAACCATTGGCCACCAGCAATTGATAATACCAGCAGGACCAAATAGTGCGCCGCCGCAGCACATGGTTATTCCGCTGCATACGTCCGTTAAGGTGACCACGGGAGCGGGCAATCCGCAACAAGCAACTGCAAGTGGAGCACTGGTGTCCAGCTTTATGCGCAAGCGGGATGCGGAAGGTTCGCCAATACGGGCGGCTAAAAATCTAGGACCCACTTTGCTTTCAATGGCTAGCAATAACAGTGGACAAAACATGCCACCGGCTCCGGGCACCACGTTCAACATTCAGCCGGTGTCCGTGACAGTGCCTCAATCAGTTGGCTCTGGGCTGACCGTAGAGGCGCTGGCCAAGAAGGAACGGGAGCGAGTCACCCATGGTGTAGCAAGTAGCGCCGCTAGTGTGCCTGCCACAGTTGGCCCCGTGAACTCAACGAGAAATTCGAGGGCGGACTCGCCGGCTTCGTCGGACGGCTCAACTACAGTGTCGGCGAATTCCTCACCTGGTGTGGATCAGCAATTACAGGACAGGATTGGCGATCAGCCAGCCACGGGAGGCGCTGGTGGGCGCGATAATTCCACGCATTTTAATCCCATTAATGAG AACCTTGGTCACTCCTCACTGGGAGCCCGCAGTGGTAGCAGTGCCTTTGTGGATGTGCAAGCACCAAcgccgcagcaacagcagcctcAGCAGGTGCCTCATTTGGTGGGATCGACGCAGATGCAACAAGGAACGCGTATGAATGGTACTGGTAAtagctccagctccagttaTGACTGCTCCTCTAGGAAAAAGCCGCGACGATCGAC CAATGACAGCCAGCACTCTACGCAGAGTCAAGCATCCTTATCGCTGCCACCTCCAAGTTCGGAGCCAACGCCGCCGGCTGGCGCTTCGTACATGCAGAAGCACAACAATGGAGGACTACTGGTGACAGCAGCGACCCCGGGTGTTGCTCCCAACAGTGCGCCAGGCGATGCCAACCACCGGAACAGTACACCTGCTGTGGCGGGCAACAAGGAGAACGCAAATCCCGTCGACTTTGTGATTCGTCGTCCGCGCAATTGTGCTTTGCTCAAT ACGTATAAGCCCACACATAAGTTGGCCAACAATCATTTTCATCGGTACACTGATGTTAAGCCAAGGGAGGAGCGGCGGGCCACAGTCATTGATCTGGCCAATCAGCCAAATGTGCAGGGCAAAATCAATGGATGGAAAATTTATCATTTACGCTCGCAAATGGAGGACTTG AATGAATCGGAAGTCTTTAGTCTGGGCAGGCTGGAGACCATGCTGCAGGATCTCGAAAAGGACAAGGAGAAGCACAGCGAAATTGAGCGAGTCACTGAACTGCTAAAG GGAAACATTCAACGCAGCAAGATTATTACCGATGGCATCAACGAGGCACAGAATCAGTTAATGAAGATCTTCGAGCATAAGCCACACGTTTCTAATATAATCACCCGCTGCGCTTCGAAAAGGAATTTCAAGAAGCGCGAAAAGATCTAA
- the Sap130 gene encoding Sin3A-associated protein 130, isoform G, giving the protein MSAPSEGGAGGGPVGGGSTATAPSAHPAVAAKITHVKSDGGGGISIAGTPILSGGTIKVASANQVQQTSLGGTPIALNAGQATTAASIRAIGAGGQSTQVRVVMPMIKQLENVTATGRTQITAIPAAPARSGANASITVTRPVTQATYLPRASVTATQMGGVGVGVGQRLVTPLRATSSATVTPTAPTVLSSTGGFVRGATASVSRSGVALTSQPSSAVISSSNSGAWMQSQGQVQLIRTIHQPRQRIITTSAGVSNASVVTTTPVQAPTALSVSAGQPLATQQATGPGGGPQAYVATVLPQRQHQATLVYSSNVSAPNASQNPGQQFNPRFAVATPTGGVTTTTPGGTTVTPRQVRPIPLGKSFPTAKLNTTSISIRAPSIPQLNTSVTASPTAVSVSGGATVAPGRGPGAGGTALTATNLPTTRIIQLQQPATGTTQQIIGSGARLAGNVMLQPFLMSTTAAAKMGIRPPVTMTAKVQPSLTITQLNPIGKLSAGGGSGGQTMGPQGVASIQAVPVPNVSASVVNSSSVTGATSAAGGATVLPLTISGRGAGVGPGGNILTGTLTPIKNASGITLGKMMMAPASSAPGADGSSTSGATVTGFQRTWNPVVASQSQLMKIDEKGSAATIYYESMPASASTGVLSLTTTTVTQSTQAQAQLVSSAGGSLSVSSLPFASHATAGAGSGGGGSQATFTVLPSGAGGTATRTIGHQQLIIPAGPNSAPPQHMVIPLHTSVKVTTGAGNPQQATASGALVSSFMRKRDAEGSPIRAAKNLGPTLLSMASNNSGQNMPPAPGTTFNIQPVSVTVPQSVGSGLTVEALAKKERERVTHGVASSAASVPATVGPVNSTRNSRADSPASSDGSTTVSANSSPGVDQQLQDRIGDQPATGGAGGRDNSTHFNPINEQNLGHSSLGARSGSSAFVDVQAPTPQQQQPQQVPHLVGSTQMQQGTRMNGTGNSSSSSYDCSSRKKPRRSTNDSQHSTQSQASLSLPPPSSEPTPPAGASYMQKHNNGGLLVTAATPGVAPNSAPGDANHRNSTPAVAGNKENANPVDFVIRRPRNCALLNTYKPTHKLANNHFHRYTDVKPREERRATVIDLANQPNVQGKINGWKIYHLRSQMEDLNESEVFSLGRLETMLQDLEKDKEKHSEIERVTELLKGNIQRSKIITDGINEAQNQLMKIFEHKPHVSNIITRCASKRNFKKREKI; this is encoded by the exons ATGAGTGCGCCTAGTGAGGGTGGCGCGGGAGGAGGGCCGGTGGGCGGTGGAAGTACAGCTACAGCGCCATCAG CGCACCCGGCGGTGGCCGCCAAGATCACCCACGTGAAATCCGACGGCGGCGGTGGGATATCCATTGCGGGCACACCGATCCTCAGCGGAGGCACAATTAAGGTGGCGTCAGCCAATCAAGTTCAACAAACTTCCCTAGGTGGCACTCCAATTGCTCTGAATGCAGGACAAGCGACTACGGCAGCTTCGATCCGTGCTATTGGCGCTGGTGGTCAGTCCACACAGGTGCGGGTGGTGATGCCAATGATCAAGCAGCTAGAGAATGTTACGGCCACCGGAAGGACTCAGATAACAGCCATACCAGCTGCACCGGCGAGGAGTGGGGCGAATGCATCGATCACGGTTACCAGGCCCGTAACCCAGGCCACATACTTGCCGCGAGCCAGTGTGACGGCCACCCAAATGGGAGGCGTTGGCGTTGGAGTTGGCCAGCGGCTCGTCACGCCATTGAGAGCCACATCATCGGCCACGGTTACGCCCACAGCGCCAACAGTGCTGAGCTCAACCGGAGGATTCGTACGCGGAGCAACAGCATCGGTGAGCAGAAGTGGAGTGGCGCTCACATCGCAACCATCGTCGGCTGTCATCTCGTCCAGCAACAGTGGTGCTTGGATGCAGAGTCAGGGACAGGTGCAACTGATCCGAACCATTCATCAGCCGCGCCAGCGAATTATAACGACATCCGCGGGGGTTTCGAATGCCAGTGTAGTGACCACTACTCCAGTGCAGGCGCCAACAG CtctttccgtttccgctggcCAGCCCTTGGCGACACAACAGGCGACGGGACCGGGAGGAGGTCCTCAGGCCTATGTGGCTACTGTATTGCCACAGAGGCAGCATCAGGCTACACTAGTTTACTCCTCCAATGTGTCTGCACCGAATGCAAGTCAGAATCCGGGTCAGCAATTTAATCCACGCTTTGctgtggccacgcccacaggcGGAGTAACAACAACGACGCCCGGTGGAACGACAGTAACACCTCGACAGGTGCGACCAATTCCGCTGGGCAAGAGTTTTCCAACCGCTAAGCTGAACACAACCAGCATAAGTATCAGGGCACCAAGCATACCGCAGCTGAATACCAGCGTTACGGCATCTCCAACGGCCGTTAGTGTTTCCGGTGGAGCAACAGTGGCACCCGGGCGGGGTCCCGGAGCCGGAGGAACTGCTCTGACGGCCACTAATTTGCCCACCACACGGATCATTCAGCTGCAGCAGCCAGCGACGGGAACCACTCAACAGATCATCGGATCCGGAGCTCGTCTGGCCGGGAACGTGATGCTGCAGCCATTCTTGATGAGCACTACCGCGGCGGCTAAGATGG GCATTCGTCCACCTGTCACCATGACCGCTAAGGTTCAGCCATCGCTAACTATTACACAGCTTAATCCCATCGGAAAACTGTCAGCTGGCGGAGGAAGTGGAGGACAAACAATGGGGCCGCAGGGCGTGGCCAGCATCCAGGCGGTGCCAGTGCCGAATGTCTCTGCCAGTGTGGTCAATTCAAGCTCGGTGACGGGTGCCACATCGGCGGCCGGTGGAGCCACTGTCCTGCCACTTACCATCAGTGGCAGGGGAGCGGGAGTGGGACCAGGCGGTAATATCCTCACGGGAACTCTGACGCCCATCAAGAACGCAAGCGGCATCACTTTGGGCAAGATGATGATGGCACCAGCTTCTTCTGCCCCTGGAGCAGATGGTTCCAGCACAAGCGGGGCAACAGTGACGGGCTTTCAACGCACCTGGAATCCTGTAGTTGCTTCACAGAGCCAGTTGATGAAG ATCGATGAGAAGGGAAGTGCTGCCACAATCTACTACGAATCTATGCCAGCCTCCGCCTCCACAGGCGTTCTATCATTGACTACGACAACAGTGACGCAGAGCACCCAGGCGCAGGCACAATTGGTTAGCAGCGCCGGTGGCAGCTTGTCGGTATCTTCGTTACCCTTTGCAAGTCACGCGACTGCCGGAGCGGGATCAGGTGGCGGCGGATCGCAGGCTACTTTTACGGTGTTGCCGTCGGGGGCTGGTGGAACAGCCACCCGAACCATTGGCCACCAGCAATTGATAATACCAGCAGGACCAAATAGTGCGCCGCCGCAGCACATGGTTATTCCGCTGCATACGTCCGTTAAGGTGACCACGGGAGCGGGCAATCCGCAACAAGCAACTGCAAGTGGAGCACTGGTGTCCAGCTTTATGCGCAAGCGGGATGCGGAAGGTTCGCCAATACGGGCGGCTAAAAATCTAGGACCCACTTTGCTTTCAATGGCTAGCAATAACAGTGGACAAAACATGCCACCGGCTCCGGGCACCACGTTCAACATTCAGCCGGTGTCCGTGACAGTGCCTCAATCAGTTGGCTCTGGGCTGACCGTAGAGGCGCTGGCCAAGAAGGAACGGGAGCGAGTCACCCATGGTGTAGCAAGTAGCGCCGCTAGTGTGCCTGCCACAGTTGGCCCCGTGAACTCAACGAGAAATTCGAGGGCGGACTCGCCGGCTTCGTCGGACGGCTCAACTACAGTGTCGGCGAATTCCTCACCTGGTGTGGATCAGCAATTACAGGACAGGATTGGCGATCAGCCAGCCACGGGAGGCGCTGGTGGGCGCGATAATTCCACGCATTTTAATCCCATTAATGAG CAGAACCTTGGTCACTCCTCACTGGGAGCCCGCAGTGGTAGCAGTGCCTTTGTGGATGTGCAAGCACCAAcgccgcagcaacagcagcctcAGCAGGTGCCTCATTTGGTGGGATCGACGCAGATGCAACAAGGAACGCGTATGAATGGTACTGGTAAtagctccagctccagttaTGACTGCTCCTCTAGGAAAAAGCCGCGACGATCGAC CAATGACAGCCAGCACTCTACGCAGAGTCAAGCATCCTTATCGCTGCCACCTCCAAGTTCGGAGCCAACGCCGCCGGCTGGCGCTTCGTACATGCAGAAGCACAACAATGGAGGACTACTGGTGACAGCAGCGACCCCGGGTGTTGCTCCCAACAGTGCGCCAGGCGATGCCAACCACCGGAACAGTACACCTGCTGTGGCGGGCAACAAGGAGAACGCAAATCCCGTCGACTTTGTGATTCGTCGTCCGCGCAATTGTGCTTTGCTCAAT ACGTATAAGCCCACACATAAGTTGGCCAACAATCATTTTCATCGGTACACTGATGTTAAGCCAAGGGAGGAGCGGCGGGCCACAGTCATTGATCTGGCCAATCAGCCAAATGTGCAGGGCAAAATCAATGGATGGAAAATTTATCATTTACGCTCGCAAATGGAGGACTTG AATGAATCGGAAGTCTTTAGTCTGGGCAGGCTGGAGACCATGCTGCAGGATCTCGAAAAGGACAAGGAGAAGCACAGCGAAATTGAGCGAGTCACTGAACTGCTAAAG GGAAACATTCAACGCAGCAAGATTATTACCGATGGCATCAACGAGGCACAGAATCAGTTAATGAAGATCTTCGAGCATAAGCCACACGTTTCTAATATAATCACCCGCTGCGCTTCGAAAAGGAATTTCAAGAAGCGCGAAAAGATCTAA
- the Sap130 gene encoding Sin3A-associated protein 130, isoform A, translating into MSAPSEGGAGGGPVGGGSTATAPSAHPAVAAKITHVKSDGGGGISIAGTPILSGGTIKVASANQVQQTSLGGTPIALNAGQATTAASIRAIGAGGQSTQVRVVMPMIKQLENVTATGRTQITAIPAAPARSGANASITVTRPVTQATYLPRASVTATQMGGVGVGVGQRLVTPLRATSSATVTPTAPTVLSSTGGFVRGATASVSRSGVALTSQPSSAVISSSNSGAWMQSQGQVQLIRTIHQPRQRIITTSAGVSNASVVTTTPVQAPTALSVSAGQPLATQQATGPGGGPQAYVATVLPQRQHQATLVYSSNVSAPNASQNPGQQFNPRFAVATPTGGVTTTTPGGTTVTPRQVRPIPLGKSFPTAKLNTTSISIRAPSIPQLNTSVTASPTAVSVSGGATVAPGRGPGAGGTALTATNLPTTRIIQLQQPATGTTQQIIGSGARLAGNVMLQPFLMSTTAAAKMGIRPPVTMTAKVQPSLTITQLNPIGKLSAGGGSGGQTMGPQGVASIQAVPVPNVSASVVNSSSVTGATSAAGGATVLPLTISGRGAGVGPGGNILTGTLTPIKNASGITLGKMMMAPASSAPGADGSSTSGATVTGFQRTWNPVVASQSQLMKIDEKGSAATIYYESMPASASTGVLSLTTTTVTQSTQAQAQLVSSAGGSLSVSSLPFASHATAGAGSGGGGSQATFTVLPSGAGGTATRTIGHQQLIIPAGPNSAPPQHMVIPLHTSVKVTTGAGNPQQATASGALVSSFMRKRDAEGSPIRAAKNLGPTLLSMASNNSGQNMPPAPGTTFNIQPVSVTVPQSVGSGLTVEALAKKERERVTHGVASSAASVPATVGPVNSTRNSRADSPASSDGSTTVSANSSPGVDQQLQDRIGDQPATGGAGGRDNSTHFNPINEMYSSHQSIQQNLGHSSLGARSGSSAFVDVQAPTPQQQQPQQVPHLVGSTQMQQGTRMNGTGNSSSSSYDCSSRKKPRRSTNDSQHSTQSQASLSLPPPSSEPTPPAGASYMQKHNNGGLLVTAATPGVAPNSAPGDANHRNSTPAVAGNKENANPVDFVIRRPRNCALLNTYKPTHKLANNHFHRYTDVKPREERRATVIDLANQPNVQGKINGWKIYHLRSQMEDLNESEVFSLGRLETMLQDLEKDKEKHSEIERVTELLKGNIQRSKIITDGINEAQNQLMKIFEHKPHVSNIITRCASKRNFKKREKI; encoded by the exons ATGAGTGCGCCTAGTGAGGGTGGCGCGGGAGGAGGGCCGGTGGGCGGTGGAAGTACAGCTACAGCGCCATCAG CGCACCCGGCGGTGGCCGCCAAGATCACCCACGTGAAATCCGACGGCGGCGGTGGGATATCCATTGCGGGCACACCGATCCTCAGCGGAGGCACAATTAAGGTGGCGTCAGCCAATCAAGTTCAACAAACTTCCCTAGGTGGCACTCCAATTGCTCTGAATGCAGGACAAGCGACTACGGCAGCTTCGATCCGTGCTATTGGCGCTGGTGGTCAGTCCACACAGGTGCGGGTGGTGATGCCAATGATCAAGCAGCTAGAGAATGTTACGGCCACCGGAAGGACTCAGATAACAGCCATACCAGCTGCACCGGCGAGGAGTGGGGCGAATGCATCGATCACGGTTACCAGGCCCGTAACCCAGGCCACATACTTGCCGCGAGCCAGTGTGACGGCCACCCAAATGGGAGGCGTTGGCGTTGGAGTTGGCCAGCGGCTCGTCACGCCATTGAGAGCCACATCATCGGCCACGGTTACGCCCACAGCGCCAACAGTGCTGAGCTCAACCGGAGGATTCGTACGCGGAGCAACAGCATCGGTGAGCAGAAGTGGAGTGGCGCTCACATCGCAACCATCGTCGGCTGTCATCTCGTCCAGCAACAGTGGTGCTTGGATGCAGAGTCAGGGACAGGTGCAACTGATCCGAACCATTCATCAGCCGCGCCAGCGAATTATAACGACATCCGCGGGGGTTTCGAATGCCAGTGTAGTGACCACTACTCCAGTGCAGGCGCCAACAG CtctttccgtttccgctggcCAGCCCTTGGCGACACAACAGGCGACGGGACCGGGAGGAGGTCCTCAGGCCTATGTGGCTACTGTATTGCCACAGAGGCAGCATCAGGCTACACTAGTTTACTCCTCCAATGTGTCTGCACCGAATGCAAGTCAGAATCCGGGTCAGCAATTTAATCCACGCTTTGctgtggccacgcccacaggcGGAGTAACAACAACGACGCCCGGTGGAACGACAGTAACACCTCGACAGGTGCGACCAATTCCGCTGGGCAAGAGTTTTCCAACCGCTAAGCTGAACACAACCAGCATAAGTATCAGGGCACCAAGCATACCGCAGCTGAATACCAGCGTTACGGCATCTCCAACGGCCGTTAGTGTTTCCGGTGGAGCAACAGTGGCACCCGGGCGGGGTCCCGGAGCCGGAGGAACTGCTCTGACGGCCACTAATTTGCCCACCACACGGATCATTCAGCTGCAGCAGCCAGCGACGGGAACCACTCAACAGATCATCGGATCCGGAGCTCGTCTGGCCGGGAACGTGATGCTGCAGCCATTCTTGATGAGCACTACCGCGGCGGCTAAGATGG GCATTCGTCCACCTGTCACCATGACCGCTAAGGTTCAGCCATCGCTAACTATTACACAGCTTAATCCCATCGGAAAACTGTCAGCTGGCGGAGGAAGTGGAGGACAAACAATGGGGCCGCAGGGCGTGGCCAGCATCCAGGCGGTGCCAGTGCCGAATGTCTCTGCCAGTGTGGTCAATTCAAGCTCGGTGACGGGTGCCACATCGGCGGCCGGTGGAGCCACTGTCCTGCCACTTACCATCAGTGGCAGGGGAGCGGGAGTGGGACCAGGCGGTAATATCCTCACGGGAACTCTGACGCCCATCAAGAACGCAAGCGGCATCACTTTGGGCAAGATGATGATGGCACCAGCTTCTTCTGCCCCTGGAGCAGATGGTTCCAGCACAAGCGGGGCAACAGTGACGGGCTTTCAACGCACCTGGAATCCTGTAGTTGCTTCACAGAGCCAGTTGATGAAG ATCGATGAGAAGGGAAGTGCTGCCACAATCTACTACGAATCTATGCCAGCCTCCGCCTCCACAGGCGTTCTATCATTGACTACGACAACAGTGACGCAGAGCACCCAGGCGCAGGCACAATTGGTTAGCAGCGCCGGTGGCAGCTTGTCGGTATCTTCGTTACCCTTTGCAAGTCACGCGACTGCCGGAGCGGGATCAGGTGGCGGCGGATCGCAGGCTACTTTTACGGTGTTGCCGTCGGGGGCTGGTGGAACAGCCACCCGAACCATTGGCCACCAGCAATTGATAATACCAGCAGGACCAAATAGTGCGCCGCCGCAGCACATGGTTATTCCGCTGCATACGTCCGTTAAGGTGACCACGGGAGCGGGCAATCCGCAACAAGCAACTGCAAGTGGAGCACTGGTGTCCAGCTTTATGCGCAAGCGGGATGCGGAAGGTTCGCCAATACGGGCGGCTAAAAATCTAGGACCCACTTTGCTTTCAATGGCTAGCAATAACAGTGGACAAAACATGCCACCGGCTCCGGGCACCACGTTCAACATTCAGCCGGTGTCCGTGACAGTGCCTCAATCAGTTGGCTCTGGGCTGACCGTAGAGGCGCTGGCCAAGAAGGAACGGGAGCGAGTCACCCATGGTGTAGCAAGTAGCGCCGCTAGTGTGCCTGCCACAGTTGGCCCCGTGAACTCAACGAGAAATTCGAGGGCGGACTCGCCGGCTTCGTCGGACGGCTCAACTACAGTGTCGGCGAATTCCTCACCTGGTGTGGATCAGCAATTACAGGACAGGATTGGCGATCAGCCAGCCACGGGAGGCGCTGGTGGGCGCGATAATTCCACGCATTTTAATCCCATTAATGAG ATGTACTCATCACACCAATCGATTCAGCAGAACCTTGGTCACTCCTCACTGGGAGCCCGCAGTGGTAGCAGTGCCTTTGTGGATGTGCAAGCACCAAcgccgcagcaacagcagcctcAGCAGGTGCCTCATTTGGTGGGATCGACGCAGATGCAACAAGGAACGCGTATGAATGGTACTGGTAAtagctccagctccagttaTGACTGCTCCTCTAGGAAAAAGCCGCGACGATCGAC CAATGACAGCCAGCACTCTACGCAGAGTCAAGCATCCTTATCGCTGCCACCTCCAAGTTCGGAGCCAACGCCGCCGGCTGGCGCTTCGTACATGCAGAAGCACAACAATGGAGGACTACTGGTGACAGCAGCGACCCCGGGTGTTGCTCCCAACAGTGCGCCAGGCGATGCCAACCACCGGAACAGTACACCTGCTGTGGCGGGCAACAAGGAGAACGCAAATCCCGTCGACTTTGTGATTCGTCGTCCGCGCAATTGTGCTTTGCTCAAT ACGTATAAGCCCACACATAAGTTGGCCAACAATCATTTTCATCGGTACACTGATGTTAAGCCAAGGGAGGAGCGGCGGGCCACAGTCATTGATCTGGCCAATCAGCCAAATGTGCAGGGCAAAATCAATGGATGGAAAATTTATCATTTACGCTCGCAAATGGAGGACTTG AATGAATCGGAAGTCTTTAGTCTGGGCAGGCTGGAGACCATGCTGCAGGATCTCGAAAAGGACAAGGAGAAGCACAGCGAAATTGAGCGAGTCACTGAACTGCTAAAG GGAAACATTCAACGCAGCAAGATTATTACCGATGGCATCAACGAGGCACAGAATCAGTTAATGAAGATCTTCGAGCATAAGCCACACGTTTCTAATATAATCACCCGCTGCGCTTCGAAAAGGAATTTCAAGAAGCGCGAAAAGATCTAA